A single region of the Lotus japonicus ecotype B-129 chromosome 4, LjGifu_v1.2 genome encodes:
- the LOC130714691 gene encoding probable calcium-binding protein CML21 isoform X1 encodes MGGALGKGESPKNAWIPETKLEAKMVEAMQKRESHGSSVKSFNTIILKFPKIDESFGKCKAIFKQFDEDSNGAIDQEELKKCFSKLEISFTEEEVNDLFEACDINEDMGMEFSEFIVLLCLVHLLKDDRAAVQAKSRIGMPDLETTFETLVDTFVFLDKNKDGYVSKSEMVQAINETVSGERSSGRIAMKRFEEMDWDKNGMVNFKEFLFAFTRWVGIEDEEDAEA; translated from the exons ATGGGAGGTGCATTAGGAAAGGGTGAATCACCCAAGAATGCTTGGATACCAGAAACCAAGCTTGAAGCTAAAATGGTTGAAGCAATGCAAAAGAGGGAATCTCATGGAAGTTCTGTGAAATCATTCAACACTATCATCTTGAAATTCCCGAAAATTGATGAAAGCTTCGGAAAATGCAAAGCCATATTTAAGCAATTCG ATGAGGATTCTAATGGGGCAATAGATCAAGAAGAATTGAAAAAGTGTTTCAGTAAGCTGGAAATTTCTTTTACTGAGGAGGAGGTCAATGATCTTTTTGAAGCATGTGATATCAATGAGGATATGGGAATGGAGTTCAGTGAGTTTATTGTGCTACTCTGCCTTGTGCACCTTCTCAAGGATGACCGAGCAGCAGTTCAAGCA AAATCTAGAATTGGAATGCCAGATCTGGAGACCACATTTGAGACTTTGGTTGATACATTTGTATTCTTAGACAAGAATAAGGATGGATATGTAAGCAAAAGTGAAATGGTCCAAGCTATAAATGAAACTGTATCAGGGGAGCGTTCTTCTGGAAGAATAGCCATGAAAAGATTTG AAGAAATGGATTGGGATAAAAATGGAATGGTGAACTTTAAGGAGTTTCTTTTCGCATTCACGCGTTGGGTTGGAATTGAGGATGAGGAAGATGCGGAGGCCTAA
- the LOC130714691 gene encoding probable calcium-binding protein CML21 isoform X2, with protein sequence MKASENAKPYLSNSRLQCHAKVIVRDEDSNGAIDQEELKKCFSKLEISFTEEEVNDLFEACDINEDMGMEFSEFIVLLCLVHLLKDDRAAVQAKSRIGMPDLETTFETLVDTFVFLDKNKDGYVSKSEMVQAINETVSGERSSGRIAMKRFEEMDWDKNGMVNFKEFLFAFTRWVGIEDEEDAEA encoded by the exons ATGAAAGCTTCGGAAAATGCAAAGCCATATTTAAGCAATTCG AGACTACAATGTCATGCCAAAGTAATAGTAAGAG ATGAGGATTCTAATGGGGCAATAGATCAAGAAGAATTGAAAAAGTGTTTCAGTAAGCTGGAAATTTCTTTTACTGAGGAGGAGGTCAATGATCTTTTTGAAGCATGTGATATCAATGAGGATATGGGAATGGAGTTCAGTGAGTTTATTGTGCTACTCTGCCTTGTGCACCTTCTCAAGGATGACCGAGCAGCAGTTCAAGCA AAATCTAGAATTGGAATGCCAGATCTGGAGACCACATTTGAGACTTTGGTTGATACATTTGTATTCTTAGACAAGAATAAGGATGGATATGTAAGCAAAAGTGAAATGGTCCAAGCTATAAATGAAACTGTATCAGGGGAGCGTTCTTCTGGAAGAATAGCCATGAAAAGATTTG AAGAAATGGATTGGGATAAAAATGGAATGGTGAACTTTAAGGAGTTTCTTTTCGCATTCACGCGTTGGGTTGGAATTGAGGATGAGGAAGATGCGGAGGCCTAA